In a genomic window of Helianthus annuus cultivar XRQ/B chromosome 10, HanXRQr2.0-SUNRISE, whole genome shotgun sequence:
- the LOC110883038 gene encoding glutamic acid-rich protein-like, with translation MKGSSSWESKVKTTEVPVVGTEEKTDDEVEITGFRAASPKPAQQDIPGSSRQREEDFNFNFDYLGPATGVFSEDMPEGESDMFNDQAVKELIKKVKELEKEKATTEMERNFMRSQIDDLMEAHNKVVAALVEKEKRMNEMKDDVEVNSKVFDTLTQEISSLNAKIKDLENVNQTLNQLLNEMSEASSNEMKAMKLEMEAMKADKVMKDQQLQMLVAIVESHLKMNIHAAFDEIDVIRANERRMERERQMAEEANLRNKGVVEEVEVVGASLSQPDIEMIEEVEVQEQEVAENDQEMVEAGVEEPHEPEYLIVGEPMEPIIAENVLRRVEIIQRRRRAREVLLLEYTTEKFVLVGDAYPVPYNGKEVAKLTRFFDLKRKGRIARGEIVDEESDIEMFGDEDEEDEDDSNDKNDKADDKSDKDDKGDDDNDQGASGLLIRNPNVQERVDELMNNELNEQEDEVEYEASSSRKQPVDQVLLSTLLSFTYLVNNKEK, from the exons ATGAAAGGCAGCTCCAGTTGGG AATCGAAGGTAAAAACAACAGAAGTTCCAGTTGTTGGAACAGAAGAGAAAACAGATGATGAAGTAGAGATCACTGGATTCAGAGCTGCTAGTCCAAAACCTGCTCAACAAGATATTCCTGGTTCATCACGTCAGAGAGAAGAAGATTTCAACTTCAATTTTGATTATCTTGGTCCTGCTACTGGCGTTTTCTCTGAAGACATGCCTGAAGGTGAAAGTGACATGTTTAATGATCAAGCGGTTAAAGAATTGATTAAGAAGGTTAAAGAACTGGagaaagaaaaagcaacaactgAAATGGAGCGCAATTTTATGAGAAGTCAAATTGATGATTTGATGGAAGCTCACAATAAAGTTGTTGCAGCATTGGTCGAAAAGGAGAAAAGAATGAACGAGATGAAGGATGATGTCGAGGTTAATTCTAAAGTATTTGATACATTAACACAAGAGATATCTTCCTTGAATGCCAAGATAAAAGACCTAGAGAATGTGAATCAAACATTAAATCAGCTTCTCAATGAAATGAGTGAAGCTTCTTCTAATGAAATGAAGGCAATGAAGTTGGAAATGGAGGCTATGAAAGCTGATAAAGTGATGAAAGATCAACAACTTCAGATGCTGGTTGCTATAGTTGAAAGTCATTTGAAGATGAACATTCATGCTGCTTTTGATGAAATTGATGTGATAAGAGCTAACGAAAGAAGAATGGAGCGTGAACGTCAAATGGCTGAAGAAGCCAATCTAAGAAACAAAGGAGTAGTTGAAGAGGTTGAGGTAGTTGGTGCATCTTTGAGTCAACCTGATATTGAAATGATTGAAGAGGTTGAGGTTCAAGAACAAGAAGTTGCTGAAAATGATCAAGAGATGGTTGAAGCTGGAGTTGAGGAGCCTCATGAACCAGAATACTTGATTGTTGGTGAGCCTATGGAGCCTATTATTGCTGAAAATGTTCTTCGAAGAGTTGAAATTAtccaaagaagaagaagagcaAGGGAAGTACTACTGCTGGAGTATACAACTGAGAAATTTGTGTTGGTTGGCGATGCTTATCCTGTGCCATATAATGGAAAAGAAGTGGCAAAACTAACAAGATTCTTTGATCTAAAGAGAAAAGGAAGGATAGCTCGTGGAGAGATCGTAGATGAAGAGTCAGACATAGAAATGTttggtgatgaagatgaagaagatgaagatgattctAATGACAAAAATGATAAAGCTGATGACAAATCTGATAAAGATGACAAAGGCGATGACGACAATGATCAAGGTGCTTCGGGTTTATTAATCAGAAATCCAAATGTTCAAGAAAGAGTGGATGAGTTGATGAACAATGAACTAAATGAGCAGGAGGATGAAGTTGAATATGAAGCATCGTCGTCTAGAAAACAACCTGTTGATCAGGTACTTCTTTCTACCCTACTGTCATTTACTTATCTGGTAAACAACAAGGAGAAGTAG